A genomic segment from Paramixta manurensis encodes:
- the amiC gene encoding N-acetylmuramoyl-L-alanine amidase AmiC, whose amino-acid sequence MSESNPYLNRRRLLQGVGAVWLLSVSRVGFAAGSHVVAARIWPSSTYSRLTLESSVPLKYKQFALSNPERVVIDIEHLHLNQVLKGMHDLVRKDDPYIKSARVGQFDANTVRIVLELKQSVTPKLFTLDPVAGIKNRLVVDLYPAKNSVEGDPLLALLEDYNKGDLEQSQPGPAPLPGKAGRDRPIVIMIDPGHGGEDPGAHGKMRTREKDIVLKIGRKLKALIDKEPAMRAYMTRNEDVFIPLKVRVAKARRQRADLFVSIHADAFTSRAARGSSVFALSTKGATSAAARFLAQTQNESDLIGGVSMSGDRYLDHTMFDMVQRQTISDSLKFGKEVLSRLGRVNHLHKRSVDQAGFAVLKAPDIPSILVETAFISNMDEERKLRTPRFQQQVAESILAGIKAYFASGAALAHK is encoded by the coding sequence ATGTCCGAATCTAATCCTTATCTCAACCGTCGCCGGTTATTGCAGGGCGTCGGTGCGGTCTGGTTACTTAGCGTAAGCCGGGTCGGTTTCGCAGCCGGCAGCCATGTGGTTGCCGCGCGTATCTGGCCTTCATCCACCTATTCACGGTTAACGCTCGAATCCAGCGTACCGCTAAAATACAAGCAGTTCGCACTCAGCAACCCGGAACGGGTGGTGATTGATATTGAGCATCTTCATCTGAACCAGGTGTTGAAAGGAATGCATGACCTGGTACGCAAAGACGATCCCTATATAAAAAGCGCGCGCGTAGGGCAGTTTGATGCGAATACGGTACGGATTGTGCTGGAGTTAAAGCAGAGCGTCACGCCGAAGCTGTTTACCCTTGATCCGGTGGCGGGCATCAAAAATCGTCTGGTGGTTGATCTCTATCCGGCAAAAAACAGTGTCGAAGGCGACCCGTTATTAGCGCTGCTGGAAGACTATAACAAGGGCGATTTAGAGCAATCACAGCCGGGGCCCGCGCCGCTACCGGGAAAAGCAGGGCGCGATCGTCCGATCGTTATCATGATCGATCCGGGGCATGGCGGTGAAGATCCCGGTGCGCACGGTAAAATGCGCACGCGTGAAAAAGATATTGTGCTCAAGATTGGGCGTAAGCTGAAGGCGTTGATTGATAAAGAGCCCGCGATGCGCGCTTATATGACGCGGAATGAAGATGTGTTTATCCCGCTTAAAGTGCGGGTTGCCAAAGCGCGTAGGCAACGCGCCGATCTCTTTGTCTCGATTCATGCCGATGCGTTTACAAGTCGCGCCGCGCGCGGCTCATCGGTGTTTGCGTTATCGACCAAAGGTGCAACTTCGGCGGCGGCGCGCTTTTTAGCGCAAACGCAAAACGAGTCGGATCTGATTGGCGGCGTGAGTATGAGCGGCGATCGCTATCTTGACCATACCATGTTCGATATGGTGCAGCGGCAAACCATCAGCGACAGCCTGAAATTCGGTAAAGAGGTGCTGTCAAGACTCGGGCGCGTCAACCATTTGCATAAGCGTAGCGTCGATCAGGCTGGGTTCGCGGTACTTAAGGCGCCGGACATTCCTTCGATTCTGGTGGAGACGGCCTTTATCAGTAATATGGATGAGGAGCGTAAGTTGCGCACGCCACGTTTTCAGCAGCAGGTCGCAGAGTCAATCCTGGCGGGTATAAAAGCCTACTTTGCCAGCGGCGCGGCGTTGGCGCATAAGTGA
- the mltA gene encoding murein transglycosylase A, whose amino-acid sequence MKGCWAKYAVTGAFIALLAGCSSKPTDRGQQYIDGKLEQPLALVNQPNAKGRPVNGKDFGDQVSEIKFASLNLYARNSSTYSALENWLIAGGDTRQLRQFGLDAYQMEGVDNYGNVQFTGYYTPVIQARYTRQGEFQYPLYRMPPRGKGRKLPNRAQIYSGALDERYAVAYSNSLMDNFLMDVQGSGYVDYGDGRPLMFFGYGGKNGWSYRSIGKVLIDRGEVKREDMSMQAIRKWADEHSPQEVRELLETNDSFVFFKPEDFAPVRGASAVPLIAKAAVAADRSLIPPGTVLLAEVPLLDNNGKFTGKYEMRVMVALDVGGAIKGQHFDIYQGIGPEAGHMAGFFNHYGRVWVLRAAPGAGTTLFSNVKDDHNSSMLMSASR is encoded by the coding sequence ATGAAAGGATGTTGGGCAAAATATGCAGTAACCGGCGCATTTATCGCGCTACTGGCAGGATGTTCCTCAAAGCCTACCGACCGTGGGCAACAGTATATTGATGGCAAACTGGAACAACCGCTCGCCCTGGTAAACCAGCCCAACGCCAAAGGACGACCGGTGAATGGCAAAGATTTTGGCGACCAGGTCAGCGAAATCAAGTTTGCCTCGTTGAATTTGTACGCCCGTAATAGCAGTACCTATAGCGCGCTGGAAAATTGGCTCATCGCGGGCGGTGACACGCGCCAACTGCGCCAGTTCGGTCTGGATGCTTACCAAATGGAAGGGGTTGATAATTACGGTAATGTGCAGTTTACCGGCTACTACACGCCGGTGATCCAGGCCCGTTATACCCGTCAGGGGGAGTTCCAGTATCCGCTGTATCGTATGCCGCCGCGTGGCAAAGGGCGTAAGTTGCCGAATCGCGCGCAGATATATAGTGGTGCGCTTGATGAGCGCTACGCCGTCGCGTACAGCAACTCATTAATGGATAACTTCCTGATGGATGTGCAGGGGAGCGGCTATGTCGATTATGGCGATGGGCGTCCGCTGATGTTTTTCGGTTATGGCGGAAAAAACGGTTGGTCTTATCGCAGTATCGGTAAGGTATTGATCGATCGCGGCGAAGTGAAGCGTGAAGATATGTCGATGCAGGCCATTCGCAAATGGGCCGATGAACATAGCCCACAGGAAGTGCGTGAACTGCTGGAAACCAATGACTCTTTTGTGTTCTTCAAACCGGAGGATTTCGCACCGGTGCGCGGCGCCAGCGCGGTGCCGCTGATTGCAAAAGCGGCGGTAGCCGCCGATCGTTCGCTAATTCCGCCGGGTACGGTGTTGCTTGCCGAAGTCCCTTTGCTGGATAATAACGGCAAATTTACCGGCAAATATGAAATGCGGGTGATGGTGGCGCTGGATGTCGGCGGCGCAATTAAGGGCCAGCATTTTGACATTTATCAGGGCATTGGCCCGGAGGCCGGACATATGGCGGGCTTCTTTAATCATTATGGACGCGTTTGGGTATTGCGTGCCGCACCCGGCGCCGGAACCACGCTGTTCAGTAATGTGAAAGACGACCATAATAGTTCAATGTTAATGAGCGCCAGCCGTTAG
- the tcdA gene encoding tRNA cyclic N6-threonylcarbamoyladenosine(37) synthase TcdA, translating into MTVLSDAWLQRFGGTARLYGQDALHLFANAHVCVIGIGGVGSWAAEALARTGIGTLTLIDMDDVCVTNTNRQVHALRENVGKAKTEVMAERLLAINPECRVICVDDFITPDNTSELMSAGFDYVIDAIDSVRPKAALLAWCRRNKIPLVTTGGAGGQIDPTQIQVADLAKTIQDPLAAKLRERLKHDFGVVKNSKGKLGIDCVFSTEALVYPQPDGSVCASRSTAEGPKRMDCSAGFGAATMVTATFGFVAVSHVLKKMMAKAARQ; encoded by the coding sequence ATGACTGTTCTTTCAGACGCCTGGCTGCAACGCTTTGGCGGTACCGCGCGTTTATATGGCCAGGACGCGTTACATTTGTTCGCCAATGCGCATGTCTGTGTAATTGGTATTGGCGGCGTGGGCTCTTGGGCGGCGGAAGCGCTGGCGCGTACTGGTATTGGCACGCTCACGTTGATTGATATGGATGATGTTTGCGTCACCAATACCAATCGGCAAGTTCATGCGTTGCGGGAAAACGTGGGGAAGGCGAAAACGGAGGTGATGGCCGAGCGTTTGCTGGCGATTAATCCTGAATGCCGGGTGATTTGCGTTGATGACTTTATTACGCCGGACAATACCTCGGAGCTGATGAGCGCCGGTTTTGACTATGTGATAGATGCGATCGATAGCGTGCGGCCCAAGGCGGCGTTACTGGCTTGGTGTCGTCGTAATAAGATCCCGTTAGTGACCACCGGCGGCGCGGGTGGGCAAATCGATCCTACGCAGATCCAAGTCGCCGATTTAGCTAAAACCATTCAGGATCCGCTGGCGGCGAAGCTACGCGAACGCCTAAAACATGATTTTGGCGTGGTGAAAAACAGTAAAGGGAAATTGGGGATCGACTGCGTGTTTTCGACCGAAGCGCTGGTTTACCCGCAGCCAGATGGTTCAGTCTGCGCCTCACGTAGCACAGCGGAGGGGCCAAAACGGATGGATTGTTCGGCCGGCTTTGGCGCGGCGACAATGGTCACCGCGACCTTTGGCTTTGTTGCCGTCTCACATGTGTTGAAAAAGATGATGGCGAAGGCGGCGCGTCAGTAA
- the csdA gene encoding cysteine desulfurase CsdA, translating to MMSFNPALFRQQFPALSDAGVYLDSAATTLKPQTVIDATQQFYSLSAGTVHRSQFSAARKLTERYENARAQVASLLNAHDAHQIVWTRGTTEAINLVAQSWLRPRLRAGDEIVVSEAEHHANLVPWLMLAQQTGARVVKLPLASDRLPDIDQLATLLNDKTRLLALGQMSNVTGGCPDLQRAITLAHAVDAKVMIDGAQGVVHYPPDVQALDIDFYAFSAHKLYGPMGIGALYGKSELLADMQPWQGGGKMLTEVNFEGFIPQPVPWRFEAGTPNVAGVIGLSAALEWLAQLDVQAAERWSCSLATLAEQQLSALPGFRSYRCGDSSLLAFDIQGIHHNDVVTLLAESGISLRAGQHCAQPLMAALGVGGTLRASFAPYNTLQDVEALTRAMHTAMTLLAD from the coding sequence ATGATGTCATTCAATCCCGCCCTGTTCCGCCAACAATTTCCGGCGCTCTCCGACGCTGGCGTCTATTTGGATAGCGCGGCGACCACGCTGAAGCCTCAAACGGTGATTGACGCCACGCAACAGTTTTATAGCCTGAGCGCCGGTACCGTGCATCGCAGCCAATTCTCCGCCGCGCGTAAGCTGACCGAGCGTTATGAGAACGCGCGCGCTCAGGTAGCCAGCTTATTAAACGCCCACGATGCGCATCAGATTGTTTGGACTCGCGGAACCACCGAAGCCATCAACCTTGTGGCGCAAAGTTGGCTACGTCCACGTTTACGGGCCGGTGATGAGATTGTCGTCAGCGAAGCTGAACACCATGCCAACCTGGTGCCGTGGCTGATGCTGGCGCAGCAAACCGGCGCTCGGGTGGTAAAACTTCCGCTGGCCAGTGACAGGCTGCCGGATATCGATCAACTCGCCACCCTGCTGAATGACAAGACGCGGCTGCTGGCGTTAGGACAAATGTCAAACGTCACTGGCGGCTGCCCCGACCTTCAGCGGGCAATCACTCTGGCGCATGCGGTCGATGCAAAAGTGATGATTGATGGCGCACAAGGCGTCGTGCATTACCCACCGGACGTACAGGCACTAGATATTGATTTTTATGCCTTTTCCGCCCACAAGCTCTACGGCCCAATGGGGATTGGCGCACTGTATGGCAAAAGTGAGTTACTGGCAGACATGCAACCGTGGCAAGGCGGCGGCAAAATGTTAACTGAAGTCAATTTCGAGGGCTTCATACCCCAGCCGGTTCCCTGGCGTTTCGAGGCCGGCACGCCAAATGTGGCAGGCGTGATTGGGTTAAGCGCGGCGCTGGAGTGGCTGGCGCAACTGGATGTTCAGGCGGCAGAACGTTGGAGCTGTAGTCTGGCGACGCTGGCGGAGCAGCAGTTATCAGCGCTGCCCGGTTTCCGTAGCTACCGCTGCGGCGATTCCAGCCTGCTCGCATTTGACATACAGGGCATCCATCATAATGATGTGGTGACGTTACTGGCGGAAAGTGGTATTTCGCTACGCGCCGGTCAGCACTGCGCCCAACCGTTAATGGCGGCGCTTGGCGTCGGCGGCACGTTACGCGCCTCATTCGCCCCCTATAATACGTTGCAGGACGTCGAGGCGCTGACGCGCGCGATGCACACGGCAATGACTCTACTGGCAGATTAA
- a CDS encoding DUF423 domain-containing protein, with protein MSSRAMLIFAALSGFVLVAFGAFGAHVLSKSLGEAEMAWIHTGLDYQAWHTLAILGLGAAMLRRANIWFYWSSAFLALGTVLFSGSLYCLALSHLTLWVFVTPVGGTCFLIGWILMLIGALRLKRKAGSHE; from the coding sequence ATGTCCAGTCGTGCAATGCTGATTTTTGCCGCGCTCAGCGGCTTTGTTCTGGTGGCGTTTGGCGCATTTGGCGCCCATGTATTAAGTAAATCGCTGGGCGAAGCTGAAATGGCGTGGATCCATACCGGGCTTGATTATCAAGCCTGGCATACGTTGGCGATTTTAGGGCTCGGCGCGGCCATGTTACGCCGGGCGAACATCTGGTTTTACTGGAGCAGTGCATTTCTGGCGCTGGGCACGGTGTTATTTAGCGGCAGTTTGTATTGCCTGGCTCTGTCTCATCTTACTTTATGGGTATTTGTTACGCCGGTAGGCGGCACCTGTTTCTTGATCGGCTGGATTTTGATGTTAATTGGCGCACTGCGTCTGAAGAGGAAGGCGGGTAGCCATGAATAA
- the argA gene encoding amino-acid N-acetyltransferase encodes MKERSTELVQGFRHTVPYINAHRGKTFVIMLGGEAIEHENFSGIVNDIGLLHSLGIRLVVVYGARPQIDSSLAEHQLEPIYHKHTRVTDAQSLELVKQAAGRLQLDITARLSMSLNNTPLQGAHINVVSGNFIIAQPLGVDDGVDYCHSGRIRRIDEEAIHRQLDSGAIVLLGPVAVSVTGESFNLTSEEVATQLAIKLKAEKMIGFCSEQGVINDEGAIISELLPNEAQTRIEALEARGDYLSGTVRFLRGAVKACRSGIRRSHLISYQEDGALLQELFSRDGIGTQIVMESAEQVRRATINDIGGILELIRPLEQQGILVRRSREQLEMEIDKFTIIERDNLTIACAALYPFPEEQIGEMACVAVHPDYRSSSRGEMLLQRVALQARQMGLKKLFVLTTRSIHWFQERGFTPVDIEVLPESKKQMYNYQRRSKVLMADLK; translated from the coding sequence GTGAAGGAACGTAGTACCGAATTGGTTCAGGGATTCCGCCATACCGTCCCCTACATCAACGCTCACCGAGGTAAAACGTTTGTCATCATGCTAGGCGGCGAAGCCATTGAGCATGAAAACTTCTCCGGTATCGTGAATGATATTGGCTTATTGCACAGCCTGGGTATCCGCCTGGTCGTGGTGTATGGCGCTCGTCCACAAATTGATAGCAGCCTTGCCGAACACCAACTCGAACCGATTTACCATAAACATACGCGCGTGACCGACGCCCAATCTTTAGAGCTGGTGAAACAGGCGGCTGGCCGTTTACAACTGGATATTACCGCCCGCCTCTCAATGAGCCTGAACAATACGCCGTTGCAAGGCGCGCATATTAATGTGGTTAGCGGTAACTTTATTATCGCTCAGCCGCTCGGCGTCGATGATGGCGTCGATTACTGCCACAGCGGGCGCATTCGCCGTATTGATGAAGAAGCGATCCATCGTCAACTGGATAGCGGCGCGATTGTTCTGCTCGGGCCGGTTGCCGTTTCGGTTACTGGCGAAAGTTTTAATCTCACCTCTGAAGAGGTCGCCACCCAACTTGCCATCAAGCTGAAAGCCGAGAAAATGATCGGTTTCTGCTCCGAACAGGGTGTGATCAACGATGAAGGTGCGATTATTTCCGAACTGTTGCCCAATGAAGCGCAAACCCGGATTGAAGCGCTGGAAGCGCGTGGCGACTATCTCTCCGGCACCGTTCGCTTTCTACGCGGCGCGGTCAAAGCCTGCCGCAGCGGAATACGTCGCAGCCATTTAATCAGTTATCAGGAAGATGGCGCGCTGTTACAAGAGCTATTCTCGCGTGATGGTATTGGTACGCAGATCGTGATGGAATCAGCCGAGCAGGTTCGTCGGGCAACCATTAATGATATTGGCGGCATCCTTGAGCTTATCCGCCCGCTAGAACAGCAAGGCATTTTGGTGCGGCGCTCACGCGAACAGTTGGAGATGGAGATTGATAAATTCACCATCATTGAGCGCGATAATCTGACCATTGCCTGCGCCGCGTTATACCCTTTCCCGGAAGAACAGATAGGCGAAATGGCCTGCGTGGCGGTGCACCCGGACTATCGTAGTTCTTCCCGTGGCGAAATGCTGTTGCAACGCGTTGCGCTTCAGGCACGCCAGATGGGGCTGAAAAAGCTGTTTGTGCTGACGACCCGCAGCATCCACTGGTTCCAGGAGCGCGGCTTTACGCCCGTCGATATTGAAGTGCTGCCAGAGAGCAAAAAGCAGATGTATAATTATCAGCGTCGCTCAAAAGTGTTGATGGCTGACCTGAAATAA
- the rlmM gene encoding 23S rRNA (cytidine(2498)-2'-O)-methyltransferase RlmM: MNKVLLYCRQGFEKECAAEITDKAARREIFGFARVKEDAGYVLFECYQTEDAERLLREQPFDELIFARQMVVVGELLRDLPPEDRITPIVGMLTGAVEKGGELRVEVPDTNEAKELLKFCRKFTVPLRASLRAEKILLNYESAKRPVVHVFFIAPGHCYVGYSFPTNNSPFFMGIPRLKFPADAPSRSTLKLEEAFHVFIPADEWDERLASGMFAVDLGACPGGWTYQLVKRSMMVHAVDNGPMAPALMDSGQVTHHREDGFRFRPTRSNIYWLVCDMVEKPVRVANLMADWLLNGWCRETIFNLKLPMKKRYEEVSQNLAMIDEKLKANGINAQIRARQLYHDREEVTVHIRRIWGAVPGRRDER, from the coding sequence ATGAATAAAGTCTTGTTGTACTGCCGTCAGGGTTTTGAAAAAGAGTGCGCGGCGGAAATTACCGATAAAGCGGCACGCCGTGAAATCTTTGGTTTTGCGCGGGTAAAAGAGGATGCCGGTTACGTTTTGTTTGAATGCTATCAAACCGAAGATGCCGAAAGGCTGCTGCGCGAACAGCCGTTTGATGAGCTGATTTTTGCTCGCCAGATGGTGGTGGTGGGAGAGTTACTGCGTGATTTACCGCCGGAAGACCGTATTACGCCGATTGTCGGTATGCTGACCGGCGCGGTAGAGAAGGGCGGTGAGTTACGGGTGGAAGTACCGGATACCAATGAAGCAAAAGAGCTACTAAAATTTTGCCGTAAATTTACCGTGCCGCTGCGCGCCAGCCTGCGGGCAGAGAAGATTCTGCTCAACTATGAGAGCGCGAAGCGCCCGGTAGTTCACGTATTCTTTATTGCTCCCGGCCATTGCTATGTTGGGTACTCTTTCCCGACCAATAACTCACCCTTCTTTATGGGGATTCCTCGCCTGAAGTTTCCTGCCGATGCGCCAAGCCGTTCGACCTTGAAACTGGAAGAAGCCTTCCATGTTTTTATCCCGGCGGATGAGTGGGATGAGCGCCTGGCAAGCGGCATGTTTGCAGTTGATTTAGGCGCTTGTCCGGGAGGCTGGACGTATCAATTGGTTAAGCGCAGCATGATGGTTCATGCGGTGGATAATGGGCCGATGGCGCCGGCATTAATGGATAGCGGGCAGGTGACGCACCACCGTGAGGATGGTTTTAGATTTCGTCCGACGCGCTCCAATATTTACTGGCTGGTGTGCGATATGGTGGAAAAACCGGTGCGCGTGGCCAATTTAATGGCGGATTGGTTGCTTAATGGTTGGTGTCGGGAAACGATTTTTAACCTCAAGTTGCCGATGAAGAAACGCTATGAAGAGGTGTCGCAAAACCTCGCGATGATTGATGAGAAACTAAAAGCGAACGGCATCAATGCACAGATTCGCGCGCGTCAGCTCTATCACGACCGTGAAGAAGTGACCGTGCATATACGGCGTATTTGGGGAGCGGTGCCCGGACGGCGCGATGAGCGCTAA
- the csdE gene encoding cysteine desulfurase sulfur acceptor subunit CsdE, which yields MTTALPGPHPFGSLITQHSLREKFAAFQHWEDRYRQLILLGKQLPPLPETLKTDDIELSGCENRVWLGHQRLPNGSLHFYGESEGRIVRGLLAVLLTAIEGETAAALRGKDPLRLFDELGLRDQLSASRSSGLQALADAVARAVQE from the coding sequence ATGACAACAGCCCTACCCGGCCCCCATCCCTTCGGCAGTTTAATCACTCAGCATAGCCTGCGTGAGAAATTTGCCGCGTTTCAGCACTGGGAAGATCGCTACCGCCAACTGATTCTGTTAGGTAAACAGCTTCCGCCCTTACCCGAGACGCTAAAGACGGACGATATTGAGCTAAGCGGCTGTGAAAACCGTGTCTGGCTCGGCCATCAGCGCCTGCCGAATGGCAGTCTACATTTTTACGGCGAGAGCGAAGGGCGTATTGTGCGTGGCCTGCTGGCGGTTCTGCTGACGGCCATTGAAGGAGAAACAGCCGCCGCGCTGCGTGGCAAAGATCCGCTGCGGCTATTTGATGAACTCGGTCTGCGCGATCAACTCAGCGCTTCGCGCAGCAGCGGCTTACAGGCGCTGGCCGATGCGGTGGCGCGGGCGGTACAGGAATAA
- a CDS encoding transcriptional regulator GcvA, which produces MSKRLPPLNALRVFDAAARHLSFTKAAEELFVTQAAVSHQIKSLEDFLGLKLFRRRNRSLLLTEEGQSYYLDIKEIFSALNDATRKLQARSAKGALTVSLLPSFAIQWLVPRLSSFNSAYPGIDVRIQAVDRDEEKLADDVDVAIFYGRGNWPGLRVEKLYAEYLLPVCSPALLTGNVPLKSPADLGHFTLLHDASRRDWQAYTRQLGLQHINVQQGPIFSHSAMVLQAAIHGQGVALANNVMAQTEIEAGRLVCPFNDVLVSKNAFYLVCHDSQAELGKIAAFRQWIIAKAASEQEKFRFRYDHS; this is translated from the coding sequence ATGTCAAAACGTCTTCCCCCACTGAATGCGCTACGGGTTTTTGATGCCGCCGCGCGTCATCTTAGTTTTACCAAAGCGGCTGAGGAGCTTTTCGTTACCCAGGCGGCTGTCAGCCATCAGATCAAATCTTTAGAGGATTTTCTGGGGTTAAAGCTATTTCGGCGGCGGAATCGTTCGCTTTTGCTGACCGAAGAAGGGCAAAGCTACTATCTGGATATAAAGGAGATCTTCTCCGCGCTGAATGATGCGACGCGTAAATTACAGGCGCGCAGCGCGAAAGGCGCATTGACGGTGAGTTTACTGCCCAGTTTTGCCATCCAGTGGCTGGTTCCGCGTCTCTCTAGCTTTAATTCAGCTTATCCGGGAATCGACGTGCGTATCCAGGCGGTTGACCGCGATGAAGAGAAATTAGCCGACGATGTGGATGTGGCTATTTTTTATGGGCGTGGCAACTGGCCGGGGCTGCGGGTAGAAAAGCTCTATGCAGAATACTTATTGCCTGTCTGTTCTCCGGCGCTGCTTACCGGCAATGTGCCGTTAAAATCACCGGCTGACTTGGGGCATTTTACGTTGTTGCACGATGCATCGCGTCGCGATTGGCAGGCCTATACTCGCCAGCTAGGTTTGCAGCATATTAATGTGCAACAAGGGCCGATTTTTAGCCACAGCGCGATGGTGCTGCAAGCGGCGATACACGGGCAAGGTGTGGCCCTGGCGAATAATGTTATGGCGCAGACCGAAATTGAGGCCGGGCGTTTGGTCTGCCCGTTTAACGACGTTTTAGTGAGTAAAAATGCTTTTTATCTGGTTTGTCATGACAGTCAGGCAGAACTGGGTAAAATAGCCGCCTTTCGTCAGTGGATAATAGCCAAAGCCGCGAGTGAACAAGAAAAATTTCGCTTTCGTTATGACCACTCATAA
- a CDS encoding YgdI/YgdR family lipoprotein: protein MKKLAAVLAAGAMTFALAACSSNYVMHTNDGRTIVADGKPMVDDETGMISYKDANGNKQQINRSDVKEMVEMGQ from the coding sequence ATGAAAAAACTCGCCGCAGTACTGGCCGCTGGGGCCATGACTTTTGCTTTAGCTGCCTGTTCCAGTAATTATGTAATGCACACCAATGATGGACGCACCATTGTTGCCGATGGCAAACCTATGGTAGACGATGAAACCGGTATGATCAGCTACAAAGATGCTAATGGCAATAAGCAGCAAATCAACCGTTCTGATGTCAAAGAAATGGTAGAAATGGGGCAGTAA